CTGTCCGTACTGGTGCTGATGAGTGAGGGGGCGACTGTTGGTGCCGCCGGACCACTCACCAGATGTGGCGGCGCATGCAGCGGTacgtgctgatgctgctggtgttgctgctgctgatgctgggcGACGTGGTAGCGGGGAATGTCCGCCTTGCGCCACAGGGTGATCTCCTGCTGCTTAAAGTAGCGACGATCCTCAGTGTCCATCAGCACCAGGTTTAGAAAATACTTGACGGAGAACTTCTTGTTAATGTCGCGCATGGTGGGCGTGAGATTGTAGCCGGCGAGAAAGACCCGGATGGGTATGCTCTCACCTTTGACCGGCGCCCCATCCATGATTTCGTACTTGGCGATGGTTTCGTTTTCGTTGAACATGTTCGGGCCGGTCCCGGTAGACTCGCGTTTGATGATCGCTATCTCCATATGCTTGATCTTGATGCGAACGAGCAGGAAGTAGATCTTCCCGATGATTGTGTCTCGCAAGTGGTACTTGCTCTTGTTGTACTCGAACTCAATGTGTAGACAGTCCTCGATGCCCACCTCCATTTTTATGGGGTTGTTCATCTCCGGGTAGCTGGATAGCGTGTGAACGGCGATGTCCACCTCACGGGTGATGTCGCTGATTCGACGCACGATGGTCGCCCGCAAGAAGTAGCGCAGCCTTACATTGGACCCGGCATACACCTCAAACTGCTTCTCCACGTTAGGAAAGTCGAACGGGTAGCTGTTATTTTGGATGAGATCACCGGGACGCGCCAGTGCCTTGGCCAGGCACTTAAACTCGTGATGGGTGCCCCGGTCGTAGAACAGCTCAATCTGTCCGATGAACTCGATCTTGATGCCCTGATGCTCCAGCTTGCTGCCTGGCTTCTTCAGCGTCACGTTAACCTAAATGATGCCACGAGCGACAGAGCGGAAAACGACACAGAAATACAGATAGTGGAAAGAGCAACGAATTGAGTTAGTTAGTGAGTGAGTGAAGAAGCAATGCCGATAAAGGCAAGGCGCCTTTGCAGCGGCGTAAATGGAAGGGGCAACGCCTCCGCATTTGCACAACCGCCTATTCGCAATGCCTGCCTGTGCTCACGCTACCGCTCTCACCTTGCCGGACACTGTTTCGCCGTCGTAGAAGAGCAACATTTTCTCCACCTTGCCGTCCTCACCCTTGACCTCGGCAGTCTTGTGTTCGGCGCCATCGAAGACAATCTCTATCTCGGCTGACTGGCCAAAGCCCAGAAAATTCATAATTGATAAACGTAAATTGGCCTCCTCTTCTTGGGGTGCTCGGTCGCAGCTCAGCTGGAATGTCGCTGTGGCTCCGTCCGTCCAGTTGCAGTGTAGTGCTTTGCTTGGCTCTCGCTGGTGCCCGTTTCGGTTGGAGTTTGGTGATGTACTTTCTACTGCCGCACTTCTTCTGCCGACACGAATTTATTGGGCGTTTTTCgcctgtttttcttttttttgtgatttgcgtgtgtgtgtgtgtgaattgGAAAAAATTGCAATTTTTCTTTCACACAGGCTCCGCATAAACAGTTGCCACCTATTTTATATTTGAAAACCAGCGTTGCCATGTCGTGGGCGATAGTAGCTCAACTATCGATATTTGCAGCGAACAAACCAAACTATTGATATCGATGAGACACTATCCTTAACTAGCGCCGATTTTAAATACCATACCATCCACAATGATCGATGTCCAACAATCGTCCTTATCTGAAACAAATTACCTTCGCAGACTGCTGCGATTTGTCCCTTCCACTGTCTGCTAAGAGGGATTACACTAAATCGTGCATTTACGCTTTCAATGGGTCTGTATACAAACCAACTCGTCGTTCGGCTTAAGGAGTTCCAGCAGTTACATAGCTCCTGCTCCCCGATCTGCATGAGTGCCGCGGTCCATCATTTGGTCCTGGGTTTGCAGACAGTGGCCTAAAGATTGATTGCACTTCACCAGCGTCTCTCCTAAGGCCTGTAGGCATATCTCCTCATCACTAGACAACCGGCCATTGCCATTTCCAATTTTGTTGCGTTTATATTGCATTTAATAGTTTCattttggaatttcaaattcgaACTTACATCAGGTAGATTGGGTTACAATGGGTGGCGGTGTTTACGAGTATCAAATGGGGTGGATATtaaaatatgtatatgaatCTACACTGACACTGGTGGTTACATGTTCGCTTTGATCAAGCAAGGCAAGAGTGATCTGATTGATCCTGGGCCCAGCCAATGGGCGGTAGTGTACAAAACTCAACAAATTATGCGTAACTCcagaacatacatatgtgtgtacgtatgtatgtaaagACATACTGAATACATCAACGATTGCATAGAAAATATAAAGACAAACTCTCTTGTAGCTTGCAGTTGCATGCCACAGGCACCGGCAGAGGCCAGCGGAGGACTCCAGAGAGCTTTTAGGCGCTGAAACCTGTTTCTATCTGCTTTACCTCTAGCGCACCAGAGGCAGCGGCTCCAGGAGCTTGCCCGTCCAGGCCTCACGGTTCTCGGCATTCTCGATGTGGCCGCGACCCAGGCACTTGCCCTGCGAGATCAGCTCAGAGAACTGAGCCACAATGGGATCGCGGCCAACCGACGCCACAGCCGTAACCGTATCGGCCTCGTTGACGAAGTAGGCCACGAACTTGAGATCCTCGAGACTGCCGTCGATGATGACCTCCTTGTAGGAGCCGTGGCCGGCGTAGCGGAAGCCTTTGCCAAATATCATGGTGAAGAAGAAAGGAACGGCCTCCAGCTTCTTCACGGAGCCGCACATGTTGATGGCAGCGATGCGTCCATGGTACTGTGCCAGCTGGTAATGGCCAATGTTAACGCGATCGTGGGCCAGCCCATGGATGTGAGCATTGGCAATGTCGCCGCCCACATACACATCGGGAACATTCGACTCCAGGAAGTCGGTGACGTCCACAGAGCCATTTCTATTTATTCGCACGCCGGACTTGGCCAGAAACTGGGTGTTGAGCGTGGAGCCGGTGCCCAAGATGAGGAGATCGCACGGTATGCGCGACTCGTCTGCCAGCTGCACCTCCACCACCTTGCCATCGTCATCGCCAATGATCTCGGTAATACCGCTCTCCATACGCATGGTAACTTTGTTATCCTCGAAAAGCTGGGTCACCCGCTGTCCTATCTGCTCTCCGAAGGCAGCCTTTAGGGGCACTTTGTCACGGCCCACCACGGTCACGCTGGCCACCTTCGAGACGAGCGCAGCGGCCGCCTCCAAGGCAATGAAGCTGGCACCTAGACATACAACGCGAGTCTCCTCGGTGACCGCTGCGATGATGCTCTTTGTGTCGTCCAGCTCACGGATGGTCTTCACGTTATTCAGATTAACACCCGGAATGGGGGGCTTAAAGGAGGAGCAGCCAGTGGCAATGTAGATCTTATCGTACTTCACCACATAGCCATTTGTGCAGTGCAGCTCCTTCTGAGCCGTGTCCAGCTTGCTCGCTCCGACGCCGAGCCACACCTCGATGTCGTGCTGCTTGTAGAACTCCTCATCGCGGAACCTTAGCTGCTCGATGTCTAGGTTCATGGACTTGGAGATCTTGATGCGATCGTAGGGCAAGTAGTTCTCGCGGCTCACGAGAATCAGGCGGCCGGTGAAGCCCTCTTGACGCAGCGTTTCCACGCAAACGGCACCCGAGGGTCCGCCACCAACCACAATGAAGCAGCGCTGATCCTCCGGCTTGCGCGCGACCATGTTCTTAACCCGCTTACTCTTCGCCAGATCGGACCGCTTAGCCCGCAGCATCACCTTTCCCTCGGAGCTAACCTCCACGTTGAAGCAGGGCAGCGAGTCGAGGCCGGGAAAGTCCTCAATGTCGCCCGTCTCCAGGTCGAAGCAGGCCCCATGCCAGGGGCAGCGCACACGGCCCTGACCGAGGGCGCCAGTGTTAAGCGGAGCCCCGTAATGGGTGCACTTGGCGCCGACCGCCTGCAGGCGACCGTTTTGTTTGACCAGAAGAACGCGCGTGTCTTCGTCGAAGTCCACCTGCTTCATCTCGTTCTCCTTCAGGTCGGACGCATTGCACACGGCCACGGGGTCCGTATAATCGACGATATCTGGTATCTGAATGGCTGGCATATTCGTATctttgctgatgctgctgcttctggtgCACTTGGACTGATAGGAACCCACGGCGCCACCTAAGAGACACGAGACACAGACACAAAAGAAATGGTAAGAGTTAGATGGAAGACAAAATTAACGATAGCAGATAACAGATCTGTTCAGAAATGAAGCACTTAAAAAATTTTCTAGTTTTCCAGTTTCCAACTCAAAAATGGGAAAGGGTAGGGTAGGGTAGGGCATGGGGGAAAGTCAGTAGCTCTCGCCTGCTATACTAGATGCTCAGGTAGAAAGCGGATGGGATCGATTCCTCAGTCTCAAAAATGTCTTGCTTGTGTTCAGAACTCGTCATCGCCCTTATGGCCCTGCTGGCCTTGGGTCTCGGTCTGTCCTCATCCTCCGATCCTGTGCAGCAACTGGAATTAAAATCGCTTCGCAGTCACCGGGAAAGGCTTTTGGGGGAGATCGAGCGCATCTACATAGAGCAGCCGCTGGGCACGGAAacgcagctgctgctcgacgATCTTTTCTTACGGGATCAGGAACTGCGGGTGCAAATCGACCACCTAGAGGCTACCCGTGGAGTTGAAGAGGCAAGCTCCAACTATAGCCCATCGCAGGAGAGCACCAGTACCCAGCGGCTGGCCATCAATCTGACCGCCGACTTTGAGCATCTGCAGCACAAGCTGGACGACCTCAAGCATCATCTGGAGCGTCTGGACGGACGCTTTGGCACGCAGCTAGGCAAGCAGCTGGACAGTCACACGACCAGCAGTATTCCACCAGCCACCCCGGCTTCCTCCGGTCTCGGTTCGTTCTTTTGGACACCGCTGCTTACAATGCCGGAGTTTCCACAGGGCAGCATCGCCACTGACAACGGACACGACCACAAGGGGCAGCCGGGGCAGCACCagaatcagcagcagcagggaaGTCCCTCCATAATCAAACGCGTCCTGGACATGCTTCGACCTTCAACCGCTGGCCTCCGCAACCGTTGGTCCGAGTGGGAGAAATCCACCTCGGGATCTGGATCTGGAACGGGGTCATCCGCCAAGCTTCAGGCGCTGACCGCCGAGGAGCTCTTGCCGCAGCTGCAAGAGCAGCGGAAATTTCTGGACGATGCCATCAGGCGACTGGAACTCTTGTCCACGACGAAGAGCCCAAAGAAGCATTAGGATCAATACGTATAGATAATCTTATGGATTTTGTATTGGGGGGGTGCAGGTGCCTAATTGCCAGAATTTTCCTGACCACAACAGAGTGGAGCTTGGCAACGGACATGACCCCCATGATTCGCCACACCACCACTGACTCATCTAAACTACTCCACTGTCATCGCCCCGCCACACTTTGCTACgtcatcaacaacaacaaaaagagagTGAGAAACTAACAAAAACACCTGTAAGTTTTTGTGTTCAACATCAATTGTTGCACTCAAATATGGTCGTACTCTTCTCGTATTCCTCTTATCGTCTTATCGGGAGTAACCTGCTAATGTACATATTACGAGTACGATTACGAGTACAGACAAGATATATCTGATGTATCGCCCAAGCAATAAAGTCGCTCGCAATTTGATTACTCGTCCATGATTCGACACTAATTTGGGCCCACGCTTGTCCGGGTTTTATTGGGGGAACGATGATATGATATAACCATATCAACAAAGGGAATCCTACAGGCATCCAGGTTTCAGTCGACTGAAAATATTACCAAATGCTATTGTGAGCTGAGTGATTCTCTGCGTTGCGTGTAAAAAATTTGTGATCGTTAACGTGTTTCATGCACTGTACATTTGTACTTTGTTACCGGGGAATGTCCAAGAACTCCCTTTTTTCCCACTTTTTTACGCGTCCATATTGAGAGGATTTTATAGTCTTCCAACATCTGAATCTGCGCACTAGCTCAATAGCTTCTCCTCTATTATCTTCTAGCCCAACCCCTTTTCACCCTTTGATTTGCCAATGTATAATTTATAATTAGGAATTATTTCGGATTGTGTTTTCTTCGGACACGCTcgcacacaccacacacacaagcaaACTGGCTGCTGCCCCGCACAAACCGGTTGGCCTTGTCTAACCAGCATGACTCAAATGGCAACAAGAAATTGTAGACAATTGTAACACCGAAAACAACAAGAGAAGCAAACAATAATTATTGTACGAGAACAATGACAAATATCTTACAGAAAACTATTGGACACACACGAGCAAAACGAGTTCTGTTTTTGTAGTTCAAGGATTAGCAAAAAGCTATTGGTTTTTCTGCTGAGAGCCCTTCTTGGGGGGGGACCGGACCGTCAGCTGGTAGGCGAATATCACAAATGACGACCGCTGACGTCGCGGGCTACAGCGTAAGCCTTTCCGAATGCCGATAACAGTGACTAACAGCTGGAGACCGCAAATCGTTTATGGGAAAGGCagaaaagaagaaaaagtTGCTCTCTCTATTGGGCCACTCATTCCATTGAGACCATTTTTGTCTTGCCGGTTTCGAATCAGCTCAATCAGGCCTTGTGTGAGTGGAGAAAGGAACATGACAAACACAAAGCCAATTTTTCCCCGTCATGGTCGGCAAGATTGGATATACATATGaacatatttacatatttctgtatatacatattgtacatatgcatatacaAGGATAGATAGTGCAGTaccatatatgtatacacTTATCACAATTTGCATATATTCTTGAATACACATGcttttatgtatatatataggtacatacatacaaacatacgtatgtacatatatgcatttaaagatatgtatattcttgatccttttggtatacatacatatgtgcatatccGTGAACAGAACATTCAATCAAAGAACTACTCCTTTGGAGAGAATTTTTTTAAAGATAATTAATTTTTGGATTTTGGACCTCGCAGTGTACACTTCTGTATATCGTATATTTAAACAGTAGTTTGGTCTGCAAGGGTGCCAAAACCATCGGTTTCATAATTCAAACTGTTAGtagctatgtacatatgtacctgTCGATTGTTCCTTTTTGGGCGTGACATTTCCTGTTGTGTTGTACTCCTTGCAGTTAATAGATCCCATTGTGTGCATGAGCTGGTGGCAGTGGAGCTGCAAGTGCCTTTGATGTTCGTTTTTGGGGTCAATTTTCAAGCTAAATAGCGGGGGGAATCTGGCTTGGATTTTGTGCTGGACGGCTACGGTGTGCCTTAGAATGCTCGTTTTGGTCAAGTTCAGAGCTTGACGATAATAGGGTTGCCACCTGAAAGTGCAGTTTATAATTAATACATGCTATGCTCAAGGCCTTCCTTTGTTTAACTTCTAGCGTAACTTATTATTTAAGCGGCGCACAATCATTATCAGTTGATTATAGTACATACAAATGCAGAGATAAATTTGTATAAGtacttacatatatattcatgtatgtacatatgtacatttgtaTTTGTTGAAAACTTGTTGAAACTTAAAATTTTTGCTCGATTTGGCAGATGAGTCATTAGGGTTTTTTTTGTGGTTGGGAAATGATTCTTGATAGCCGCTGCTCGAAAACCGCCTAAATTCGAGTGGTTTCTGATATATTTTGCAAATACAGATATGAATGTACGGGCTTGCACTCATTTTTGTGTGGTCGCTCATCTGGATTTGTTTATGCGCTGTCTCTTCTACTCACCTCTCTTCACTTCAGCGACATCCACTCCTTGGTCCAGTTCACATGCAGAGAACCacgaacaaacaaaacaacaacaaaattcgGCAAACGAGTGGGTAGGGAGAGCGTGCAACAGGTTCGCCAAAAAGATAAAAATGAGATGACGATTGGTGTGGATGGGCAATAGGTGACAGGCAACAGGCGACATACACCAGGCGGCTGTGCGATGTATTTACGATGTTCGAGGCAAGAGCAAGAACGTTGGTTaagagaaacagagagagagagagacagagagagagataacAAGCACGTCCGTCGAGCGTGGACTGCGAACCGCGTATGCCGCACAACTTCGATAGTGGAACGATTGGGGCTCTATCGTAGCCGGGTTCGACGCACACGCAAGCGTACAGACATGCAAACATGTTCGCACATGTGTAAAACATGCATTGCgtttgagtgtgtgtgtgagtgctcCACTCTCGACCAGGTTTTTATGTGACTTTGTGCGACTAACGAAACGACTCGGCCTTGCCGCAGTCGCATTTCACTTCCAGGCAAATCTCTTGAACCTCCTTTACACGAACCACGCCCCACCACACAAGCACATAGCCACACAACCAAACAATATAAAAAACCCCTCCACTCCATGCCCCGCCACACCTACCACACCACAAAGCCTTTTACACCGCTCCATACTGGTTTCCATTTGGAATGGCTTGCCACTGAGGGGCAACCTTCATGGAATGCAGCTTGCCGCAGCATGTAGTAGTTCACCTGTTGCCAGAGCTTACTGTGGCAAACACAAAATCGCCGGTATATGTATTGCATCATAAACGATCTATCAGACCCGACAATAAGGTAGAGGAAATTGTAGATTTTTTACTATAGCCACCAACATTGTGTGGTTTCCCCCGGTTTTCCCAGTTCGAGTGGTATTACAGAGGATATTATAATAGAATACTACAAATTCCTGTAAGTTtctttatacatatgtacatatttctaTGATAATTTTTGTCCATTCCTTCGGAATTTAAAGGAATAAAAGACTCGGAACCATAATACATTTTATAATTCAATTCCATAATTCCGGTTCCATTTTTCATTCAAGCAAACTCCTTCAAGCTTTGACTTCTCATGACAGTCTAACAAAGAGCCTAAAGTTATCTAAATTTGTGACTTCGATGGCACGTTGCAGATAAACAGTCTGCTACAAGTGAGCACGTAGTAAAACACACACTTTAgcttatatgtatgtatgtacatacatacatatatgtacctaTACCTACATCTCTACAGCATTTATTTAGTTATAGTTTACTTACATACCCATTGATAGATTACTCTATGGATCAAATGGAAACAAACAAGACAAGACACTTGGAGCCAATTAATAATATATGTAAGTATATATGGATTGATATGTTCCTTGCTGCTTTTAtaggttttttgtttgtttttgttttgcatttGCCGCTTCGTTCGCTCCATCAGCTGTGGCtagcagtgtgaccgcggacttatcaatcaaatatacggtctgaccttcagaaatataccgaaatgtaTAAGGCTTAAATAAAAACGGTCACAAAAATGTACACTAAATAAATTTACTTACATGGTTACTACACGCTAACTACACATTGGTTACATATAAATTACATTTTCACGTAATTAACAAAAGCGACACCTGAagggtgtttttttttatatatataaaaacatGAAAACCTGTTACGCACATCTCACCTTTTTCAGACATTTTTTAAAAAATTCGATGCTGATCACAAATTTTTCTTCAATGTGGCCTGGGATATGGCTCTAAATTTCATTTCTACACGATTTCTACATTGTTGCATTGGACAAGAGGTTTAGTCTATAACGCGTCTTAAAAAATACTGTAAGACACTACAAAATACCACGTAAGGTATAAAATTTGCACTTTGGGATCGGTAGACATGGTGTCTAAACTGGCAGTGACCGCGGACTTAATACCGTACGTGATCAAATttataatatatgtataatataaCGATCAAATCGTCTGATCCTCAGAAATAAACCAAAATacgtctcattttcaaaatacaccgtaaatataccgatgagAAATGAACTTGGACCACTTTAACCCCCTTTATATAAACAGGATAACAAATTGAGTTAAACTCGAAAATAATAAGAATTTACTCATGTAGGTCCATCCTATGCTTTATCTTTGCTTAAAAAATTACCACGATATCTTACACCTAACCTGCGGTAAAACTCTTCAAGGGCCAATTGTTCTCTGTCCATGATCGGAAATCATATTCCTCTATATTGATATTTGATTTAATATTACTACTATCTAGCCAGGACCCTCAGCCCTGAACACATacttttatccgattgatgaatcaattttctacaagacaTGCTAGTTTTAGGGTCTCCTTTTAATTTGATTGCGTCTCAAATAAGGCTTGAACAAAAAGTTCAAAACATAAAACGTAATTGAGTCTGAACGGGAAATGTTGAATGTCACGTAATTTCCTACATGctgctggtatttgaagacttGCTTCTTGTCAGCCGGTATTATgggtataccctatttcgttaatataatattaaaatacTGTTTTCCAAGCTGCTTTGAATCGTGGTTAATAATCTCTTTTTTACAGATTCTCATGTTTTTGACACATTAATGCATTTAATCTGTTTTCTGTATATAATTCTCGAACCTGATACCCAGTCTTGGTTGCTGTAAGAAGACCATAAACTGCAAAATTTCGTTGAAATAGCTTTAAAACAGACAACTGACTAGTTTCGGCATTCATTGAATCCTTGCATGACAAAAATTTcctcaattctataatatcctttCCCTAAGGTATGCCGAATG
The Drosophila miranda strain MSH22 chromosome XL, D.miranda_PacBio2.1, whole genome shotgun sequence genome window above contains:
- the LOC108158690 gene encoding vacuolar protein sorting-associated protein 26, whose amino-acid sequence is MNFLGFGQSAEIEIVFDGAEHKTAEVKGEDGKVEKMLLFYDGETVSGKVNVTLKKPGSKLEHQGIKIEFIGQIELFYDRGTHHEFKCLAKALARPGDLIQNNSYPFDFPNVEKQFEVYAGSNVRLRYFLRATIVRRISDITREVDIAVHTLSSYPEMNNPIKMEVGIEDCLHIEFEYNKSKYHLRDTIIGKIYFLLVRIKIKHMEIAIIKRESTGTGPNMFNENETIAKYEIMDGAPVKGESIPIRVFLAGYNLTPTMRDINKKFSVKYFLNLVLMDTEDRRYFKQQEITLWRKADIPRYHVAQHQQQQHQQHQHVPLHAPPHLVSGPAAPTVAPSLISTSTDSGEGAAIGGSGSGIGVGVGVASTESKMGLFTRESPNQEFSQQQLDSPLPNSPPLTPLNESPAERELRGEPTSTPTPAAASDPISVSVAVSASATSAPGPERGMGDGAAAATTSASPIAMLSSSPPPLPLQLPRSDGGTETAPQDAAGDELDQDAVATNDARVTSPAAAKKVSATLLAAD
- the LOC108158674 gene encoding apoptosis-inducing factor 3 isoform X2, coding for MHTMGSINCKEYNTTGNVTPKKEQSTGGAVGSYQSKCTRSSSISKDTNMPAIQIPDIVDYTDPVAVCNASDLKENEMKQVDFDEDTRVLLVKQNGRLQAVGAKCTHYGAPLNTGALGQGRVRCPWHGACFDLETGDIEDFPGLDSLPCFNVEVSSEGKVMLRAKRSDLAKSKRVKNMVARKPEDQRCFIVVGGGPSGAVCVETLRQEGFTGRLILVSRENYLPYDRIKISKSMNLDIEQLRFRDEEFYKQHDIEVWLGVGASKLDTAQKELHCTNGYVVKYDKIYIATGCSSFKPPIPGVNLNNVKTIRELDDTKSIIAAVTEETRVVCLGASFIALEAAAALVSKVASVTVVGRDKVPLKAAFGEQIGQRVTQLFEDNKVTMRMESGITEIIGDDDGKVVEVQLADESRIPCDLLILGTGSTLNTQFLAKSGVRINRNGSVDVTDFLESNVPDVYVGGDIANAHIHGLAHDRVNIGHYQLAQYHGRIAAINMCGSVKKLEAVPFFFTMIFGKGFRYAGHGSYKEVIIDGSLEDLKFVAYFVNEADTVTAVASVGRDPIVAQFSELISQGKCLGRGHIENAENREAWTGKLLEPLPLVR
- the LOC108158674 gene encoding apoptosis-inducing factor 3 isoform X1, translated to MGMWQPYYRQALNLTKTSILRHTVAVQHKIQARFPPLFSLKIDPKNEHQRHLQLHCHQLMHTMGSINCKEYNTTGNVTPKKEQSTGGAVGSYQSKCTRSSSISKDTNMPAIQIPDIVDYTDPVAVCNASDLKENEMKQVDFDEDTRVLLVKQNGRLQAVGAKCTHYGAPLNTGALGQGRVRCPWHGACFDLETGDIEDFPGLDSLPCFNVEVSSEGKVMLRAKRSDLAKSKRVKNMVARKPEDQRCFIVVGGGPSGAVCVETLRQEGFTGRLILVSRENYLPYDRIKISKSMNLDIEQLRFRDEEFYKQHDIEVWLGVGASKLDTAQKELHCTNGYVVKYDKIYIATGCSSFKPPIPGVNLNNVKTIRELDDTKSIIAAVTEETRVVCLGASFIALEAAAALVSKVASVTVVGRDKVPLKAAFGEQIGQRVTQLFEDNKVTMRMESGITEIIGDDDGKVVEVQLADESRIPCDLLILGTGSTLNTQFLAKSGVRINRNGSVDVTDFLESNVPDVYVGGDIANAHIHGLAHDRVNIGHYQLAQYHGRIAAINMCGSVKKLEAVPFFFTMIFGKGFRYAGHGSYKEVIIDGSLEDLKFVAYFVNEADTVTAVASVGRDPIVAQFSELISQGKCLGRGHIENAENREAWTGKLLEPLPLVR
- the LOC108158674 gene encoding apoptosis-inducing factor 3 isoform X3; the protein is MPAIQIPDIVDYTDPVAVCNASDLKENEMKQVDFDEDTRVLLVKQNGRLQAVGAKCTHYGAPLNTGALGQGRVRCPWHGACFDLETGDIEDFPGLDSLPCFNVEVSSEGKVMLRAKRSDLAKSKRVKNMVARKPEDQRCFIVVGGGPSGAVCVETLRQEGFTGRLILVSRENYLPYDRIKISKSMNLDIEQLRFRDEEFYKQHDIEVWLGVGASKLDTAQKELHCTNGYVVKYDKIYIATGCSSFKPPIPGVNLNNVKTIRELDDTKSIIAAVTEETRVVCLGASFIALEAAAALVSKVASVTVVGRDKVPLKAAFGEQIGQRVTQLFEDNKVTMRMESGITEIIGDDDGKVVEVQLADESRIPCDLLILGTGSTLNTQFLAKSGVRINRNGSVDVTDFLESNVPDVYVGGDIANAHIHGLAHDRVNIGHYQLAQYHGRIAAINMCGSVKKLEAVPFFFTMIFGKGFRYAGHGSYKEVIIDGSLEDLKFVAYFVNEADTVTAVASVGRDPIVAQFSELISQGKCLGRGHIENAENREAWTGKLLEPLPLVR
- the LOC108158699 gene encoding uncharacterized protein LOC108158699 — encoded protein: MSCLCSELVIALMALLALGLGLSSSSDPVQQLELKSLRSHRERLLGEIERIYIEQPLGTETQLLLDDLFLRDQELRVQIDHLEATRGVEEASSNYSPSQESTSTQRLAINLTADFEHLQHKLDDLKHHLERLDGRFGTQLGKQLDSHTTSSIPPATPASSGLGSFFWTPLLTMPEFPQGSIATDNGHDHKGQPGQHQNQQQQGSPSIIKRVLDMLRPSTAGLRNRWSEWEKSTSGSGSGTGSSAKLQALTAEELLPQLQEQRKFLDDAIRRLELLSTTKSPKKH